The Aeromicrobium yanjiei genome includes a region encoding these proteins:
- a CDS encoding excalibur calcium-binding domain-containing protein: MLRQITTAVCTVAIAGVGVVAVTSPAEAASKTYKNCTALNKDYKHGVGKPGAKDKTSGTPVTNFKRSAKIYKKNKKSDRDKDGIACEKK; encoded by the coding sequence ATGCTTCGCCAGATCACCACCGCCGTCTGCACCGTCGCCATCGCCGGCGTCGGCGTCGTTGCCGTGACGTCGCCTGCCGAGGCGGCGAGCAAGACGTACAAGAACTGCACGGCACTCAACAAGGACTACAAGCACGGTGTCGGCAAGCCGGGAGCCAAGGACAAGACGTCCGGCACCCCCGTCACGAACTTCAAGCGGAGCGCGAAGATCTACAAGAAGAACAAGAAGTCCGACCGCGACAAGGACGGCATCGCCTGCGAGAAGAAGTGA